A part of Bacteroidia bacterium genomic DNA contains:
- a CDS encoding HAD family hydrolase, producing the protein MKKIFITDLDGTLLRNDATLSAYAREGLEELIRRDIPISFATARSIVSVKLIMGDLPLKLPVVCSNGAYLSDLRTGGHRAIHSLEKPMDHELLKFFKNAGFHPFVCSWHEGRDNLYIEPTLNEGMKHYRLDRIAMGDQRLKDVHDVFTVLHEKVICLNMIDRIGPMEEMQAELHRIYPGRLQTYIYENGHGSGWFWLSVYDRMATKARAISMMIEEMGYSHEHLTVFGDNLNDISMFETAGNRIATGNARDELKALATEVIGTNETDSVIDYIFSQINQ; encoded by the coding sequence ATGAAAAAAATATTTATCACAGACCTCGACGGCACATTGTTGAGAAATGATGCCACGCTTTCAGCTTATGCTCGGGAAGGGCTGGAGGAATTAATTCGAAGAGATATCCCCATATCCTTTGCTACTGCGAGAAGTATTGTTTCGGTAAAACTTATTATGGGCGACCTGCCGCTGAAGCTGCCGGTAGTGTGTTCCAATGGCGCTTACCTATCTGATCTCCGAACCGGAGGCCACCGAGCGATTCATTCTCTCGAAAAGCCTATGGATCATGAACTGCTCAAGTTTTTTAAGAATGCCGGATTTCATCCCTTTGTATGCAGCTGGCATGAGGGACGGGACAATCTCTATATCGAGCCAACCCTGAATGAAGGTATGAAACATTACCGGCTGGACAGAATCGCAATGGGGGATCAAAGATTAAAGGATGTTCATGATGTTTTTACCGTCTTGCATGAAAAAGTCATTTGTCTGAATATGATTGACAGGATTGGACCAATGGAGGAAATGCAGGCGGAGCTTCACCGCATCTATCCGGGGAGGTTACAGACTTACATATATGAAAATGGCCACGGCAGTGGTTGGTTCTGGCTTTCAGTGTACGACCGTATGGCTACCAAAGCCCGCGCCATTTCGATGATGATTGAGGAGATGGGGTACAGTCATGAACACCTGACGGTGTTTGGCGACAACCTGAATGATATCAGTATGTTTGAAACCGCGGGAAACCGCATCGCCACCGGCAATGCCCGGGACGAGCTGAAAGCCCTTGCGACGGAGGTCATCGGCACCAATGAGACAGATAGTGTGATTGATTATATTTTTAGTCAGATCAATCAGTGA
- a CDS encoding type II toxin-antitoxin system VapC family toxin — protein MKILDANILIYASQPQFSHLRPLLIEPSCVVSDFTRLEVLGYSGLSESEKNWFESVFRQIIRIPVTEDILSQAILLRQAKRMSAGDSIIAATALIYGFELNTRNIRDFSHITGLALVNPVDKTS, from the coding sequence ATGAAAATTCTGGACGCCAATATCCTTATTTACGCCTCACAACCACAGTTTTCTCATCTTAGACCATTACTGATAGAGCCATCCTGTGTTGTTTCCGATTTCACAAGATTAGAAGTGCTAGGATATTCAGGGCTTTCCGAATCAGAAAAAAACTGGTTCGAATCAGTATTTAGACAAATAATCCGGATACCTGTAACAGAAGATATTTTGAGTCAGGCTATTCTACTAAGACAGGCTAAACGTATGTCTGCCGGTGATTCTATTATAGCAGCGACAGCTTTAATATATGGATTTGAATTAAATACCCGAAATATTCGGGATTTTTCTCACATTACAGGTCTTGCATTAGTAAATCCTGTGGATAAAACGTCCTAA
- a CDS encoding response regulator transcription factor, giving the protein MKVLIVEDNVQLSENITTYLSKEGYICTPAFTYYEALDRLLSFSYDIIVLDIMLPDGDGLNVLNELKTQKNNTGVIISSAKNSLDDKLRGLDLGADDYITKPYHLPELNARIKAIYRRRNFEGNRLITFNEISINPDTMEVTVKETPIILTRKEYELLVYFIANRNRVLTKQSIAEHLWGDHMDLADSFDFVYQHIKNLRKKITQVGGNDYISTIYGLGYRMT; this is encoded by the coding sequence ATGAAAGTATTAATAGTAGAAGACAACGTACAGCTTTCTGAAAACATCACCACGTACCTTTCCAAGGAAGGATACATTTGCACGCCCGCATTCACATATTATGAAGCGCTGGATCGCCTGCTGTCTTTTTCCTATGATATTATTGTACTCGACATTATGCTTCCTGACGGAGACGGGCTGAATGTCCTTAATGAACTCAAAACCCAGAAAAACAATACCGGGGTAATTATTTCCTCCGCCAAAAATTCGCTTGACGACAAATTGCGCGGGCTTGATCTGGGGGCCGACGACTATATTACCAAACCCTATCACCTTCCGGAGCTCAATGCGCGGATCAAAGCCATTTACCGGCGCCGCAATTTTGAAGGAAACCGCCTGATCACCTTCAACGAAATCAGCATAAATCCCGATACAATGGAGGTGACGGTGAAAGAAACCCCCATTATTCTTACCCGTAAGGAATATGAATTGCTGGTGTATTTTATCGCCAACCGAAACCGTGTCCTCACCAAACAATCCATTGCCGAACACCTTTGGGGAGACCATATGGATCTGGCAGACTCTTTTGACTTTGTGTATCAGCATATAAAAAACCTTAGAAAAAAAATAACACAGGTAGGGGGAAATGATTATATTTCAACTATTTACGGACTTGGCTACCGGATGACCTGA
- a CDS encoding HAMP domain-containing sensor histidine kinase, translating into MKLLIKLTFYYLLITLVVFGIGGIMTFNIIRQTVILELDRYLRHELRKVYSAIEQDVPVSALNRSNLHIVQLQEENPIETGITITDTVAYHIYLKRNEPNRKASVVKEIKGNYYSITIYDQIVEDDDIYDSLVLGLSRMYILLTIVVIIAGLFLSKKLLAPFENTLRTIKTFRLQDHQPLEFPKTRTKEFANLNNFITLMTTKARHDYLNLKEFTENAAHEMQTPLAIAKGKLELLLESGQLNEEQIHMVNSAYMAINKLSRMGNSLALLTKIENMEFANLKEIDFSDMVEEKLFDFRELVEMREIRMKTEIEPGVKVVMDPMLLDILLTNLLQNAIRHNMESGIIDIHLDHRRLSIKNTGLPPSLPPELMFERFKKNKQSGESNGLGLSIVKKICEVNNFTINYDYHSDWHEVGVEIGG; encoded by the coding sequence ATGAAACTACTGATTAAACTCACGTTTTATTACCTGCTGATTACCCTGGTGGTATTTGGAATTGGAGGAATAATGACCTTCAATATTATCCGCCAGACGGTGATTCTGGAACTGGACCGCTACCTTCGGCATGAGCTCCGGAAAGTATATTCGGCCATAGAACAGGATGTTCCTGTCAGCGCACTAAACCGAAGCAACCTGCACATTGTACAGCTTCAGGAGGAAAACCCCATTGAAACGGGTATTACCATCACAGATACCGTCGCCTATCATATCTATCTCAAACGAAATGAGCCCAACCGAAAGGCGTCGGTTGTAAAGGAAATCAAAGGCAATTATTACAGCATTACGATTTATGACCAGATCGTTGAAGATGACGATATCTATGACAGTTTGGTGCTGGGCTTATCCCGGATGTATATTCTGCTGACAATTGTAGTGATTATCGCAGGACTATTTTTGTCCAAAAAACTTCTGGCACCTTTTGAGAACACCCTCAGAACCATCAAAACCTTCCGGCTTCAGGATCATCAGCCGTTGGAATTCCCTAAAACACGCACAAAGGAATTTGCCAACCTCAACAATTTTATCACCTTGATGACGACCAAAGCACGCCATGACTATCTGAATCTCAAGGAGTTTACAGAAAATGCTGCACATGAGATGCAGACCCCCCTGGCTATCGCCAAGGGAAAACTGGAGCTTCTGCTGGAATCAGGTCAGCTCAATGAGGAGCAGATTCATATGGTGAATTCGGCCTATATGGCGATCAACAAACTTTCCCGGATGGGCAATTCGCTGGCGTTGCTCACCAAAATTGAAAATATGGAGTTCGCCAATCTCAAAGAGATAGACTTTTCCGATATGGTGGAGGAAAAATTGTTTGATTTTCGCGAACTGGTAGAGATGCGGGAAATCCGGATGAAAACTGAAATTGAGCCTGGGGTAAAGGTGGTGATGGACCCTATGTTGCTGGACATTCTGCTTACCAATCTCCTGCAAAACGCCATCAGGCACAATATGGAAAGCGGAATCATCGACATTCATCTGGACCACAGACGGCTCTCCATCAAAAATACGGGACTTCCGCCCAGTCTGCCACCTGAACTGATGTTTGAACGCTTTAAGAAAAATAAACAGTCGGGCGAATCCAATGGCTTGGGACTCAGTATCGTGAAGAAGATTTGCGAAGTGAACAACTTCACCATCAATTACGATTACCACAGCGACTGGCACGAAGTCGGAGTTGAGATTGGGGGGTGA
- a CDS encoding GNAT family protein, whose protein sequence is MKKWSTPQPTGSKPKTTVFKDKFPVRATLKSLWQKTAPELVVDGDISLKPITIQDAERIYDLVQNNRAHLQEWLSWIEKVKSIQECRSFIRHVSYRDIFAGKWVYSIWYQGKLEGLIDFNEGDRSQNQVSFGYWISEEHEGKGIVTKSVAKCLDYVFEVQQLHRVVIKCATKNFRSEAIPLRLKFSWEGLEHDAGTVNGQTVDMAIYSILYRDWGNMKKVEE, encoded by the coding sequence ATGAAGAAATGGTCTACACCTCAACCCACTGGCTCTAAACCGAAAACGACCGTTTTTAAAGACAAATTTCCTGTCAGGGCTACCCTTAAGTCCCTATGGCAGAAAACTGCTCCGGAGCTAGTTGTTGACGGAGATATTTCGCTGAAACCCATTACCATTCAGGATGCAGAACGCATATACGATCTTGTGCAAAACAACCGGGCACATCTTCAGGAATGGCTCAGCTGGATCGAGAAGGTGAAATCCATTCAGGAATGTCGTAGTTTTATCCGCCACGTGAGTTACCGGGATATTTTTGCCGGAAAATGGGTGTACAGCATCTGGTATCAGGGTAAACTTGAAGGTTTAATAGATTTTAACGAAGGCGACCGCTCCCAAAATCAGGTCTCATTCGGATACTGGATCAGTGAAGAACACGAGGGGAAAGGCATCGTCACAAAATCTGTTGCCAAATGCCTGGACTACGTTTTTGAAGTACAGCAATTGCACCGGGTAGTGATCAAATGCGCAACCAAAAATTTCCGGAGTGAGGCCATTCCCCTGCGGTTAAAATTCTCGTGGGAGGGATTGGAGCATGATGCAGGCACCGTCAACGGGCAAACCGTAGATATGGCGATTTACAGCATTTTGTACCGGGATTGGGGAAACATGAAAAAGGTTGAGGAGTGA
- the dapB gene encoding 4-hydroxy-tetrahydrodipicolinate reductase, translating into MLRIALIGYGKMGKAVEQEALARGHVISLIVDMDNQQSISAISPANTDVVIEFTQPDSFSGNLKQVMLSGVPMVSGTTGWYDQLASVTELVKSSGGGLMYSSNFSIGVNVLFKLNQYLAQLMNRYEQYDCFVEERHHRHKADAPSGTAHSLSMQIISGLDRKTRVAGEELRSRKPAAEELSVGYVRSGEIIGEHTVGYTSDIDTITISHHAHSRRGFALGAVIAAEWMAGKSGVYEFSAIV; encoded by the coding sequence ATGCTTCGAATTGCGCTTATTGGTTATGGGAAAATGGGCAAAGCCGTTGAGCAGGAAGCCCTTGCCCGGGGACACGTGATCAGCCTGATTGTAGATATGGACAATCAGCAAAGTATTTCTGCAATCTCTCCAGCCAACACGGATGTTGTCATTGAGTTTACCCAACCTGACAGCTTTTCCGGAAATCTGAAACAGGTGATGTTGTCTGGTGTGCCAATGGTTTCCGGTACAACCGGCTGGTATGATCAACTGGCGTCCGTAACTGAACTTGTGAAATCATCAGGCGGAGGTTTGATGTACAGCTCCAATTTTTCTATCGGAGTAAATGTGCTCTTTAAACTCAACCAATATCTGGCGCAACTGATGAACCGGTATGAACAATATGACTGTTTCGTAGAAGAGCGCCACCATCGACATAAAGCCGATGCGCCCAGTGGAACGGCCCATTCCCTCTCCATGCAGATCATCTCCGGGCTGGATCGGAAAACGCGGGTGGCAGGCGAAGAACTTCGCAGCCGTAAACCTGCGGCAGAAGAACTCTCCGTAGGGTATGTGAGAAGCGGTGAAATCATCGGAGAGCATACCGTAGGCTATACTTCTGATATTGATACGATCACGATTTCACACCATGCACATAGCCGAAGAGGTTTTGCATTGGGTGCGGTGATTGCTGCCGAGTGGATGGCCGGGAAATCAGGTGTATATGAATTTTCGGCTATTGTTTAG
- a CDS encoding cysteine desulfurase produces MTDFRQHTRLQFPIFASDTLVYLDSASTTQKPQTVIDAISRYYTSENANVHRGAYDLAVKATEIYEGTREKIRKFIHATSTREIIFTKGTTDGINLVATSFVKPKLLPGDNVVISALEHHANLIPWQMLCQKQAAELRIIPLTREGEFDLSLIPNLLDNRTRFLALTHISNTLGTRNPLEKIIPLAREKNIPVLIDGAQSIAHQPVDMQALDCDFFVCSGHKMYGPTGIGILFGKETHLEAMDPYQFGGEMIRSVSFSETTWNTLPWKFEAGTPNIAGAAGLGAAIDFLENIGMENIRRQEEKLLHYATEQLAGVEGLQIVGQAAEKSGIISFTWKNVHPHDIATILNESGVAIRAGHHCTQPLMQLLGLPGTARVSLGVYNTTADIDLLIEALERVRGVFG; encoded by the coding sequence ATGACTGACTTCCGCCAGCATACCCGCCTCCAATTCCCGATTTTCGCGTCGGACACACTCGTTTACCTCGACAGTGCCTCCACTACGCAGAAGCCGCAGACAGTGATTGACGCGATTTCCCGCTATTATACCTCCGAAAACGCCAATGTTCACCGAGGCGCTTATGACCTTGCCGTAAAGGCTACCGAAATCTATGAGGGAACACGGGAGAAAATCAGGAAGTTTATCCACGCAACTTCAACCCGCGAAATTATTTTTACCAAAGGTACAACCGATGGCATCAACCTCGTCGCAACATCTTTTGTAAAGCCCAAACTCCTCCCGGGTGATAATGTCGTCATCTCAGCCCTGGAGCACCACGCCAACCTGATTCCCTGGCAGATGCTTTGCCAGAAACAGGCTGCCGAATTGCGGATTATCCCGCTTACCAGGGAAGGAGAATTTGATCTTTCCCTCATTCCTAATCTGCTCGACAACCGCACCCGTTTCCTTGCCCTTACACATATTTCCAACACGCTGGGAACGCGCAATCCGCTCGAAAAAATCATCCCGCTTGCCCGTGAAAAAAATATTCCGGTGCTGATTGACGGAGCACAAAGCATCGCCCACCAACCCGTAGATATGCAGGCCCTGGATTGCGATTTTTTCGTTTGCTCCGGCCATAAGATGTACGGTCCGACGGGTATAGGGATTCTATTTGGAAAGGAAACACATCTGGAGGCAATGGATCCCTATCAGTTTGGCGGGGAAATGATCCGGTCGGTCTCCTTTTCTGAAACCACCTGGAACACCCTCCCGTGGAAATTTGAGGCGGGAACACCTAATATTGCAGGCGCCGCCGGACTGGGAGCGGCGATAGACTTTCTGGAAAATATCGGGATGGAAAACATCCGGCGGCAGGAAGAGAAACTGCTGCATTATGCGACCGAGCAGTTGGCCGGAGTGGAAGGATTGCAGATTGTGGGACAGGCAGCCGAAAAGAGCGGCATTATTTCTTTCACCTGGAAAAATGTCCATCCGCACGACATAGCCACGATCCTCAACGAATCGGGCGTAGCCATCCGCGCCGGACACCACTGCACCCAGCCCCTGATGCAACTGCTGGGGCTGCCCGGGACGGCGAGAGTTTCGCTGGGGGTTTATAATACAACCGCAGACATAGACCTGTTAATAGAGGCGCTGGAAAGGGTGCGGGGGGTGTTTGGGTGA
- a CDS encoding ParB/RepB/Spo0J family partition protein codes for MAKTRKALGRGLEGLLPTNLPAGKPEVAAVTTINLIPVDQIDANPFQPRHDFDNEALKELADSIREQGIIQPLTVRRLADKQYQLIAGERRLKASKIAGLKEVPAYIRTANDEQMLEMALIENIQREDLNPIEIALSYQRMIDEIGLRQEDLGDKVGKNRASVSNYLRLLKLPPTIMSGLKSKLISFGHGRTLISIENPILQEDIFNEIISKGLSVRQTEEMVRQANQPKEKKTATPEKPSSDQILLQKVAADLTRKFARKIKLQQNKDGKGEITIPFDSSKDLNTILEILDI; via the coding sequence ATGGCCAAGACCAGAAAAGCATTGGGACGAGGGTTGGAAGGCCTTCTTCCTACCAATCTTCCCGCCGGAAAACCCGAGGTAGCAGCTGTTACCACCATCAACCTGATACCCGTAGATCAGATTGATGCAAACCCGTTTCAGCCACGGCATGATTTTGATAATGAAGCATTAAAAGAACTGGCCGATTCCATTCGTGAACAGGGGATTATTCAGCCGCTTACAGTAAGAAGGCTTGCAGATAAACAATATCAGCTGATCGCCGGTGAAAGGCGCCTCAAAGCTTCCAAAATTGCCGGACTGAAAGAAGTCCCTGCATATATCCGCACTGCCAATGACGAGCAAATGCTTGAAATGGCCCTTATCGAAAACATTCAGCGGGAAGACCTCAATCCTATAGAAATCGCCCTTTCCTACCAGCGAATGATCGACGAAATCGGGCTGAGACAGGAAGATCTGGGAGATAAAGTAGGCAAAAACCGCGCGTCAGTTTCCAATTACCTTCGCCTCCTGAAACTACCACCTACCATTATGAGCGGACTGAAGTCAAAATTGATTTCATTTGGACATGGAAGAACGCTGATCAGTATAGAAAATCCGATACTTCAGGAAGATATATTCAACGAGATTATCTCCAAAGGACTCTCTGTTCGTCAGACAGAAGAAATGGTGCGTCAGGCAAATCAGCCCAAAGAGAAAAAAACGGCTACGCCTGAAAAACCTTCCTCCGACCAGATTTTGCTTCAGAAAGTAGCGGCTGACCTCACCCGGAAATTCGCCCGCAAAATCAAACTCCAGCAAAATAAAGATGGAAAAGGTGAAATCACCATTCCGTTTGATTCCAGCAAAGACCTGAACACTATTCTCGAAATCCTTGACATCTGA
- a CDS encoding bifunctional hydroxymethylpyrimidine kinase/phosphomethylpyrimidine kinase, translating to MKILTIHSFAVHGTASLKAIVSLLGTRVLPVPSLFLSGLTNIPDIVKAETHLSEILESTFAISRAREEKLIVYVGYLGDKDQVKLIRKLIEANRDIIKNIVVDPVSGDHGKMYVPQAVVDAWPGLLEIADWALPNYTELTLLSGAGASATEEEHLQAFREKFPSLSYIVTSMPHPDQLKLLLHHNGIAQQYLHKKESVNYSGTGDIFAAHFIMSYFFRRQSPFQAMRMASEATHTVIRRSIELRSNDIVLE from the coding sequence ATGAAAATTTTAACAATCCATAGCTTCGCTGTACATGGAACGGCGAGTCTGAAGGCAATTGTCAGTCTTTTGGGGACAAGAGTCCTGCCTGTACCCAGTCTGTTTTTGAGTGGGCTCACCAATATCCCCGACATTGTCAAAGCCGAAACCCATCTTTCCGAAATTCTGGAAAGCACATTTGCTATTTCCCGTGCCCGTGAAGAAAAGCTGATTGTATATGTGGGGTATCTCGGCGATAAAGACCAGGTAAAGCTGATTCGTAAACTCATTGAGGCAAACCGGGATATTATTAAAAATATCGTCGTAGATCCTGTTTCGGGCGACCATGGGAAGATGTATGTTCCTCAGGCAGTTGTCGATGCATGGCCCGGACTACTTGAAATAGCCGACTGGGCTTTGCCCAATTATACCGAACTTACCCTGCTCTCCGGTGCAGGAGCGTCTGCGACGGAAGAAGAGCATCTTCAGGCTTTTCGCGAAAAATTTCCCTCACTCAGCTATATCGTTACCAGCATGCCTCACCCCGACCAGCTGAAGCTATTGCTTCACCACAATGGTATCGCACAACAATATCTGCATAAAAAGGAATCCGTCAATTATAGCGGAACCGGCGATATATTTGCCGCTCATTTTATTATGAGTTACTTTTTCCGCCGGCAATCTCCTTTTCAGGCTATGCGAATGGCCTCAGAAGCCACGCATACAGTCATTCGCCGCTCGATCGAACTGCGAAGCAACGATATCGTACTGGAGTAG
- a CDS encoding DUF5683 domain-containing protein has translation MDTLWIYMGRMETIIKFCLKVATGLFLLAGSLNLYSQTDSLPPDTSGRMNAFIDSVSKIHQAPLPMIVPEPVPKAAKLKEIAESVKGELPRLEKADEKLRLRIQFPWRDDILIPLPKAFEPTGRRPPFDPTVAYQRSLILPGWGQAYNKSYWKIPFFYTGYGAFIWWINYNQQQYQRHGVAYQCALGLLPDCVLDPEFASFDAQGIRTRRNKFRRDRDYGVILMLGWHGLHVIEAYVDAHLKGFDVSEDLSFKARPAIVDPLQGYSATGYVPGISFTFAF, from the coding sequence ATGGATACACTTTGGATATATATGGGGCGGATGGAAACGATTATTAAATTTTGTCTAAAGGTCGCAACCGGGCTGTTTCTGCTTGCGGGTAGCCTGAATCTGTATAGCCAGACTGACTCGCTACCGCCAGATACTTCCGGGCGGATGAATGCTTTTATTGATTCAGTTTCTAAGATTCATCAGGCTCCCTTGCCTATGATTGTGCCGGAGCCTGTTCCCAAAGCCGCAAAACTCAAAGAAATAGCAGAATCGGTAAAAGGTGAACTACCCCGGCTGGAAAAGGCTGACGAAAAACTCCGCCTTCGCATTCAGTTTCCCTGGCGCGACGATATCCTGATCCCCCTGCCCAAAGCATTTGAGCCTACCGGCAGGCGTCCGCCGTTTGACCCGACGGTCGCCTACCAGCGAAGCCTGATCCTCCCCGGATGGGGACAGGCCTACAACAAAAGTTATTGGAAGATCCCGTTTTTTTACACTGGCTATGGCGCTTTTATCTGGTGGATTAACTACAACCAGCAGCAATATCAGCGGCATGGCGTAGCTTACCAGTGTGCGCTGGGGCTGTTGCCAGATTGCGTACTTGACCCGGAGTTTGCCAGCTTCGATGCACAGGGGATCCGCACACGCCGCAATAAGTTTCGGCGCGACCGGGACTACGGTGTCATCCTGATGCTGGGATGGCATGGCCTGCATGTCATTGAAGCTTATGTAGATGCGCATCTTAAAGGATTTGATGTTTCCGAGGATCTTTCGTTTAAAGCCCGGCCTGCAATTGTAGATCCACTGCAAGGGTATAGTGCTACTGGTTACGTTCCGGGTATTTCCTTTACTTTTGCTTTCTAA
- a CDS encoding serine hydrolase domain-containing protein: MLNHCKLLIITLLLGIGCGGSAVKQLPEASNFDQAINFAGTEYITNGPVAGCVVGVIRNGKREVYAFGTKDLKADEKPDEQTIFEIGSITKTFTATLLADLIIAGICKPEDPVKNFLPDLSINEFENTPITLLDLTTHTSGLPRMPSNIGFYILKDAENPYAAYPVSELYSWLSKYKPEKAPGNSFEYSNLGVGLLGHTLGKINQSDYEQSLQQRVLFPLKMTHTTLSLTDSQRQNLALPYSKKDLVSNWDFTDAFAAAGAIKSNLSDMFLYLEAQMGITHSSLDSAISLTHIPQRPDGNRGQIGMGWMIRTSDDGKITLWHNGATGGYQSFIGFMPEENIGIVILMNTATSSTQEATNSGFYLLNAASKQ; encoded by the coding sequence ATGCTCAATCACTGTAAACTATTAATTATCACCCTGTTACTGGGTATCGGTTGCGGAGGCAGTGCGGTAAAGCAGCTGCCGGAGGCTTCAAATTTTGATCAGGCAATTAATTTTGCAGGTACAGAATATATTACCAATGGGCCTGTGGCAGGATGTGTAGTTGGGGTAATACGCAACGGCAAACGAGAGGTGTATGCTTTTGGTACCAAAGACCTTAAAGCGGACGAAAAACCCGATGAGCAGACAATATTTGAAATTGGTTCTATTACCAAAACTTTCACGGCTACGCTTTTGGCAGACCTGATAATCGCGGGTATATGTAAGCCTGAAGATCCTGTAAAAAACTTTTTGCCGGATTTGTCTATTAACGAATTTGAAAACACGCCGATTACTTTACTGGATCTTACCACCCATACTTCGGGTTTGCCAAGAATGCCTTCCAATATTGGTTTTTATATACTGAAAGACGCCGAAAACCCTTACGCGGCCTACCCGGTTAGTGAATTGTACAGTTGGCTTTCCAAATACAAACCCGAAAAAGCTCCGGGAAACTCTTTTGAATATTCCAATCTGGGTGTAGGGTTACTCGGGCATACATTGGGCAAAATCAACCAGTCAGATTACGAACAATCCTTGCAACAGCGGGTTCTTTTTCCGCTAAAAATGACTCACACAACGCTTTCACTCACCGACAGCCAACGCCAGAATCTGGCCCTCCCCTACAGCAAAAAAGACCTCGTATCCAACTGGGACTTTACCGATGCGTTTGCGGCAGCAGGAGCGATCAAATCCAACCTCAGCGATATGTTTCTCTATCTGGAAGCGCAGATGGGGATAACTCATAGCTCCCTTGACTCCGCCATTTCCCTTACTCATATACCACAAAGACCGGATGGGAACAGGGGACAAATTGGAATGGGATGGATGATCCGTACATCTGATGATGGAAAGATTACGCTCTGGCACAACGGAGCTACAGGTGGTTACCAGAGTTTTATAGGGTTTATGCCTGAGGAGAATATCGGCATCGTAATCCTGATGAACACCGCAACCAGCAGCACACAGGAGGCAACAAACAGTGGTTTTTATTTATTAAATGCGGCTTCTAAACAATAG